The Leptospira sp. WS39.C2 genome contains a region encoding:
- a CDS encoding methyl-accepting chemotaxis protein, with product MMRFLSKISIQSRLLLFPLPLILTLLFILYLLVQSQNETLEFSRKEQLGLKTINPISSTYREGLRRLKIGQESTEELIPHIQEINKIISETKLIDKKSEEFRNIEPYSQIKQFDQKTALTFLNDLQTLLLKIGDLSNLILDPEVDSYYQMEIVLFRIPTFYQNISLLKEMIRNEYLGFNANSKTFSSESVTKAIITINGIDLTCKEISKSYKKSMEANEKYQSSLNESKLFAENNCNEYIGELKKVLLQNQIKPTSSDSLFTSIHKGTNIAGDIQQRSMNLLEQMINDRVEALTWKRNFNIILVFVSLLISSIFVFLIFRSVNNPLKQVLVKINELSSGEADLSNKLPDFGNNEIGKITLSINQFLTNLNQIMNQLKISVSESEKVSNKLKLDAISVSDNATSLASVSEESAASLEELTTSFEIMFEFITNETKNIVKITEEMSTIKVSISNIEKALLQLTNVSNHSTFLANSGNVSIRNTDSTMTEIRLVTKEITGIIDLITEISERTNLLALNASIEAARAGDAGMGFAVVAEEISKLADKTQSSVKSIKKLIEKSHNVVNEGSAHVVEAVNALSEIVEQSNRLNEAVNHLKEEMTTQSNSLLSVTNELNGLEDMAKTIELSSREQKKASEDMVNTVNTLSGSAQELANNSEDLNQVSQKIGDIATNIALITNTFRTN from the coding sequence ATCATGCGTTTTTTATCAAAAATATCGATCCAAAGTCGTTTGTTATTATTCCCTCTCCCTCTCATCCTTACCTTGTTATTTATATTATATTTATTGGTCCAATCGCAAAATGAAACCTTAGAATTCTCTAGAAAAGAACAACTTGGTCTAAAAACTATCAATCCGATATCTTCAACATATAGGGAAGGATTACGTAGGTTAAAAATTGGACAAGAATCAACCGAAGAACTCATACCACATATACAAGAGATTAATAAAATTATTTCTGAAACGAAACTAATTGATAAAAAGTCTGAAGAATTTCGGAATATAGAACCATATTCTCAAATCAAACAATTTGATCAAAAAACAGCGCTTACTTTTTTAAATGATCTCCAAACCCTCTTACTTAAAATAGGCGATTTATCTAATTTGATCTTAGACCCAGAAGTTGATTCCTATTATCAAATGGAAATCGTGCTGTTTAGAATCCCAACTTTTTACCAAAACATATCCCTTTTAAAAGAAATGATAAGGAATGAATACCTTGGATTTAATGCAAATTCTAAAACATTCTCTAGCGAAAGTGTGACAAAAGCAATCATCACTATCAACGGAATTGACTTAACTTGTAAAGAAATTTCTAAATCATATAAAAAATCGATGGAGGCAAATGAAAAATACCAAAGCTCCTTGAATGAATCAAAACTTTTTGCTGAAAATAATTGTAATGAGTATATAGGAGAGTTAAAGAAAGTTTTATTACAAAACCAAATTAAACCAACCAGTTCAGATTCACTTTTTACATCTATTCATAAAGGAACAAATATAGCAGGTGATATACAACAACGTTCAATGAATCTATTAGAACAAATGATCAATGATCGAGTAGAGGCACTCACCTGGAAACGCAATTTTAATATTATTTTAGTCTTTGTTTCTCTACTCATCTCTTCCATTTTTGTATTTCTCATTTTTAGAAGTGTAAATAACCCTCTCAAACAAGTTTTGGTTAAAATTAACGAACTTTCAAGTGGCGAAGCAGACCTATCAAACAAATTACCAGACTTTGGTAATAATGAAATAGGTAAAATTACATTATCAATAAACCAATTTTTAACCAATTTAAATCAAATCATGAACCAGTTAAAAATATCAGTAAGTGAATCGGAAAAAGTGTCCAACAAACTAAAATTAGATGCAATATCTGTATCCGACAATGCAACCTCACTTGCCTCCGTTTCCGAAGAATCAGCAGCTTCATTAGAGGAATTAACGACTTCGTTTGAAATCATGTTTGAGTTCATCACCAACGAAACAAAAAACATAGTCAAAATCACAGAAGAAATGTCAACAATCAAAGTATCTATTTCCAATATTGAAAAAGCACTTTTACAATTAACAAATGTATCAAACCATTCTACATTTCTTGCAAACTCAGGCAATGTTTCAATTCGAAATACAGACTCAACCATGACAGAAATAAGATTGGTGACAAAAGAAATTACAGGTATTATTGATTTAATTACAGAAATTTCAGAACGGACCAATTTACTTGCGTTAAATGCTAGTATCGAAGCGGCAAGAGCCGGTGATGCTGGCATGGGTTTCGCGGTTGTTGCAGAAGAAATCTCAAAACTTGCGGACAAAACACAATCTTCAGTAAAAAGTATCAAAAAATTAATTGAAAAAAGTCACAATGTTGTTAACGAAGGGTCAGCCCATGTTGTCGAAGCAGTGAATGCACTTAGTGAAATTGTAGAACAATCAAATAGACTGAATGAAGCTGTAAATCATTTAAAAGAAGAAATGACAACACAATCAAATAGCTTACTAAGTGTTACAAATGAGCTAAATGGTTTAGAAGATATGGCAAAGACGATTGAACTTTCAAGTAGAGAACAAAAAAAAGCTTCTGAAGATATGGTAAACACCGTTAACACTTTATCAGGAAGTGCACAAGAACTTGCGAACAATTCTGAAGACCTAAACCAAGTGAGTCAGAAAATTGGCGACATAGCGACTAACATTGCCTTGATCACTAATACATTCCGAACAAATTAA
- a CDS encoding cytochrome-c peroxidase, which produces MKAKNQIGGLPDQSPNSENDTITMIQLGNKLFRDINLSSNQIQACITCHPLDGRSAGMDRQQTSRGTFGQLGRRNTPTILNIGFSNIIFWDGRRNSLYDQAIDPFVNPLEMSLPSESELLQRIQNDTSYLSFFSNAFPSDPTINLHNIRLSISAFEKSLVSKSKYDDFVMGNLQILNRQELEGLNIFLDVGCNKCHSGSLLGGNTFSKLESTSLYNSTDLGKFEVSGDPNDQYIFKVPSLRNVALTQPYFHDGSVRTLKESIERMREYKLNRYISDSEIDLLVSFLKTLSDKTKSN; this is translated from the coding sequence ATGAAAGCAAAAAATCAAATAGGTGGATTACCCGACCAATCACCAAATTCTGAAAATGATACAATAACAATGATCCAATTAGGAAATAAACTTTTCCGAGATATCAATTTATCCTCAAATCAAATCCAAGCATGTATCACATGTCACCCTTTGGATGGAAGGTCAGCTGGTATGGACCGTCAACAAACTTCTCGAGGAACCTTTGGTCAACTTGGCAGAAGAAACACACCAACTATTTTAAACATTGGATTTTCAAACATCATCTTTTGGGACGGTAGGAGAAATTCATTGTATGACCAAGCAATAGATCCTTTTGTTAATCCACTCGAAATGTCGTTGCCTTCTGAATCCGAGTTACTCCAAAGGATTCAAAATGACACTTCCTATTTATCATTTTTTTCTAACGCATTTCCTTCAGATCCAACAATAAACTTACATAATATTAGATTATCCATTTCTGCTTTTGAGAAAAGTTTAGTTTCAAAATCGAAATATGATGACTTTGTAATGGGAAATTTACAAATTTTGAATAGGCAAGAATTAGAGGGTCTAAATATTTTTTTGGACGTTGGTTGTAATAAATGTCACTCAGGTAGCTTGTTAGGTGGCAATACTTTTTCGAAACTTGAATCAACATCATTGTACAATTCCACAGATTTAGGAAAATTCGAAGTTAGTGGAGACCCAAATGACCAATACATATTTAAAGTGCCTAGTTTACGAAACGTCGCATTAACCCAACCCTACTTCCATGATGGAAGTGTAAGAACACTCAAAGAATCAATCGAGAGAATGAGAGAGTACAAACTGAACAGATATATTAGTGATTCAGAAATTGATTTATTGGTTTCATTCTTAAAAACACTTTCCGATAAAACAAAATCAAATTAA
- a CDS encoding LIC_13355 family lipoprotein — translation MIKFQLKSTLLIFLISFTFIQCSEEEKNNDFILSLLAIPTSNNSSVGPCPPTSLPVSIPLANTIVSANSTVTGFSNSSKAINGVCGGGEFSGSLDVYSLNLTGSGATLVLSWAGKTVKNVTGNDFIIYENSFKVSESSDRYAFDPMVVQVSFNGTEYCGFDLSGFNPSVADSNKISSWPGFAGLRPVVYNMATKPFTVDELFTQTGNGFLLGGGDGFNLDDLIVGGPNTNCDAAARTNIQTNGFKFIKMISASNVTNPNTGSGYVYPHSYNNGPDIDGVVAKYIE, via the coding sequence ATGATAAAGTTCCAATTAAAATCTACATTATTAATATTTCTAATTTCTTTCACATTTATTCAATGCTCTGAAGAGGAAAAAAATAATGATTTCATTTTATCATTATTAGCAATACCTACATCGAATAATTCTTCAGTTGGTCCATGCCCTCCCACATCTTTACCAGTTTCAATTCCTCTAGCGAATACGATCGTATCTGCCAATTCCACTGTAACAGGTTTTAGTAACTCTTCAAAGGCAATTAATGGAGTTTGCGGTGGTGGTGAGTTCTCAGGTTCATTAGATGTTTATTCTTTAAATTTAACAGGGTCAGGTGCTACTCTCGTTTTATCTTGGGCAGGAAAAACAGTTAAGAATGTTACTGGGAATGATTTTATTATTTATGAAAATTCATTCAAAGTATCTGAATCGAGCGATCGTTATGCGTTTGATCCAATGGTAGTGCAAGTTTCTTTTAATGGTACTGAATACTGTGGATTCGATCTGAGTGGCTTTAACCCAAGTGTAGCGGACAGCAATAAAATTTCTTCTTGGCCAGGCTTTGCTGGACTTAGACCAGTCGTTTATAATATGGCAACTAAACCATTTACAGTTGATGAACTTTTCACTCAAACAGGGAATGGATTCTTGTTAGGTGGAGGAGATGGTTTCAATCTTGATGATTTAATCGTTGGTGGACCAAACACAAATTGTGATGCGGCGGCCCGCACCAATATCCAAACCAATGGTTTCAAATTTATTAAAATGATTTCTGCATCGAATGTAACAAATCCAAACACAGGATCCGGGTATGTTTACCCTCATTCTTATAATAATGGACCTGACATTGATGGTGTAGTTGCAAAATATATAGAATAA
- the secA gene encoding preprotein translocase subunit SecA, which produces MFQKILTILFGSKYERDLKRLNPIVEAINSFEVTIKAMDDETLASQTLKFKERLAKGETLDDVLPEAFATVREVAYRTLGMRHFDVQMMGGISLHWGNISEMKTGEGKTLTSTLPIYLNSLSGEGVHVVTVNDYLAKRDANWMRPVFEFLKVSVGVIQHDMDHEERKVAYNSDITYGTNNEFGFDYLRDNMVSYKEHRVQRQHNFAIVDEVDSILIDEARTPLIISGPAEESTDKYLKVNKIIPKLIEGEDFEIDEKAKNVILSEAGVHHVEQLLEVENLYHAENIELVHHVQQALKAHKIFYKDKDYVVQDGEVIIVDEFTGRLMKGRRYSDGLHQSLEAKEGVPIARESQTLASITFQNYFRIYKKLAGMTGTADTEAEEFKKIYNLDVIVIPSNLKIQRQDMPDRVYKTEREKFDAVVKDIQEKVSRKQPVLVGTISIEKSEVLSKLLLSHGIQHNVLNAKQHERESEIVANAGKPGAITIATNMAGRGTDIVLGGAPKYKDDLEKLDEKCDSLGIKKKEELEVIYSFRESLIKQKFDEAEGKIALVRNETVKKDCEKILTDAKKWKVDHDFVIGAGGLHIIGSERHESRRIDNQLRGRSGRQGDPGSSRFYLSLQDDLMRIFGSDRIARIMDTLKMPEGQELEHSMVSNAIARAQKRVEGHNFDIRKHLLEYDDVMNRQRIYIYGIRNELLDKGNMSKTIVDFFDEVVENQVILYCEGNNVDAWEIESLNEWLQSLGINHTIEVKDFKKESNPQLKVFEVVSKLVKELYEYKVSSIGEDIWRSIERNVFLDILDHRWKEHLYAMDHLKEGIWTVGYGEKNPLIEYKLQGFKMFDQLVENLKNEVVSFLLKIEVTDSDKKQDDSSPKEYKKIGQEQRAEVDMFGNEVKSNKNKPQVSSTTSSGGGSERRSSRRNKR; this is translated from the coding sequence ATGTTTCAAAAAATCTTAACCATATTATTCGGTAGTAAATACGAAAGAGACTTAAAAAGACTTAATCCAATTGTAGAAGCAATCAATTCATTTGAAGTTACAATCAAAGCCATGGATGATGAAACTCTTGCGTCCCAAACATTAAAGTTCAAAGAAAGATTGGCGAAAGGAGAAACTCTCGATGATGTTTTACCAGAAGCATTTGCAACCGTAAGAGAAGTTGCCTATCGAACTTTGGGGATGCGTCATTTTGACGTTCAGATGATGGGTGGTATTTCCTTACATTGGGGGAATATTTCCGAAATGAAAACTGGAGAAGGTAAAACTTTAACTTCGACTCTTCCCATTTATCTCAATTCTCTTTCTGGTGAAGGTGTTCATGTTGTTACTGTTAACGACTATTTAGCGAAGCGGGATGCGAATTGGATGCGACCTGTTTTTGAATTTTTGAAAGTATCTGTTGGTGTGATCCAACATGATATGGACCATGAAGAACGGAAAGTCGCTTATAATTCCGATATCACTTATGGAACGAATAATGAGTTTGGTTTTGATTATTTGCGAGATAACATGGTGAGTTACAAAGAACACCGTGTACAAAGGCAACATAACTTTGCTATTGTGGATGAGGTTGACTCCATTTTAATTGATGAAGCAAGAACTCCGCTCATCATTTCAGGTCCTGCAGAGGAATCTACAGACAAATACCTGAAAGTAAATAAAATCATCCCAAAGTTAATTGAAGGGGAAGATTTTGAAATTGATGAAAAAGCGAAAAACGTGATTTTATCGGAAGCTGGTGTCCATCACGTAGAACAATTATTAGAAGTCGAAAACTTATACCATGCGGAAAATATTGAGTTAGTTCACCACGTCCAACAAGCACTCAAAGCTCATAAAATCTTTTATAAAGATAAAGATTATGTAGTGCAAGATGGGGAAGTAATCATCGTGGATGAGTTTACTGGACGTCTCATGAAAGGGAGACGTTACTCAGATGGATTACACCAATCCTTAGAAGCAAAAGAAGGTGTACCGATTGCTCGTGAATCACAAACATTAGCTTCCATAACATTCCAAAACTATTTCCGTATTTATAAAAAACTTGCTGGTATGACAGGAACGGCTGACACAGAAGCAGAAGAATTCAAAAAAATCTACAATTTAGATGTGATTGTCATCCCTTCAAACTTAAAAATCCAACGTCAGGATATGCCTGATCGAGTATATAAAACGGAACGTGAGAAGTTTGATGCGGTTGTTAAAGACATCCAAGAAAAAGTTTCTCGCAAACAACCCGTGTTAGTTGGAACAATTTCCATTGAAAAGTCAGAGGTACTTTCCAAATTATTATTATCTCATGGTATCCAACACAATGTATTGAACGCCAAACAACACGAACGCGAATCTGAAATTGTTGCCAATGCTGGTAAACCAGGTGCTATCACCATTGCAACAAATATGGCGGGTAGGGGAACTGACATTGTACTAGGTGGTGCGCCAAAGTACAAAGATGATTTGGAAAAATTAGATGAAAAATGTGATTCTTTAGGAATCAAAAAGAAAGAAGAATTAGAAGTCATTTATAGTTTCCGAGAAAGTTTAATCAAACAGAAGTTTGACGAAGCAGAAGGGAAAATCGCACTTGTTCGTAATGAAACTGTTAAAAAAGACTGTGAAAAAATATTAACAGATGCAAAGAAATGGAAAGTAGACCATGACTTTGTTATCGGTGCAGGTGGACTTCATATCATTGGATCTGAACGTCATGAATCTCGTCGTATAGATAACCAGTTGAGAGGAAGGTCTGGTCGTCAAGGGGACCCAGGATCTTCTAGGTTTTATTTATCACTACAAGATGATTTGATGCGAATTTTTGGATCCGATCGAATTGCTCGTATCATGGACACTTTGAAGATGCCTGAGGGACAAGAGTTGGAGCATAGTATGGTATCCAATGCCATAGCTCGGGCACAAAAACGAGTGGAAGGCCACAACTTCGACATCAGAAAACACTTGTTAGAGTATGATGATGTGATGAATCGCCAAAGGATTTATATTTACGGCATCCGTAACGAACTTTTGGACAAAGGAAATATGTCCAAAACAATCGTTGATTTTTTTGATGAAGTAGTCGAAAACCAAGTTATTCTTTATTGTGAAGGCAATAATGTTGATGCTTGGGAAATTGAATCACTTAATGAATGGTTACAAAGTTTAGGCATCAATCATACGATTGAAGTTAAAGATTTCAAAAAAGAATCGAATCCACAATTAAAGGTATTTGAAGTAGTATCGAAGTTAGTCAAAGAACTTTATGAATATAAAGTTTCTTCAATAGGTGAAGATATTTGGAGATCCATTGAAAGAAATGTATTTTTAGATATTTTAGACCACAGATGGAAAGAACACCTCTATGCAATGGACCACCTAAAAGAAGGGATTTGGACAGTTGGATACGGTGAAAAAAATCCACTTATCGAATACAAACTACAAGGTTTTAAGATGTTCGATCAGTTGGTAGAAAATCTGAAAAACGAAGTGGTATCGTTTTTACTTAAGATTGAAGTCACCGATTCTGATAAAAAACAAGATGACTCTTCTCCTAAAGAATATAAAAAAATTGGGCAAGAACAAAGAGCAGAAGTGGATATGTTTGGAAACGAAGTAAAATCCAATAAAAACAAACCACAAGTATCTTCAACTACTAGTTCTGGTGGTGGTTCTGAGCGTAGATCAAGTCGACGTAATAAACGTTAG
- a CDS encoding type 1 glutamine amidotransferase, whose protein sequence is MRAVCIRFIDCEGPGILEPLLREKGYRISYHNAYDPRIQLMPEIHLNFDLIIMLGGPQSVADPDKQEFFKPYYEIVENVVALPNKKLIGICLGSQIIAHALGANVRQGTKGPETGFSDLQILKPEHPIFSGLNGESLLAFHLHEDIFDIPVGADHLLASEFYANQMFSYKNKVFAFQTHIEPTLGMLNVWQNVHKEFIAKGNGDFTDMLSKQQTMEKNAKIIFRNIINL, encoded by the coding sequence ATGAGAGCGGTATGTATTCGATTTATTGATTGTGAAGGGCCTGGTATTCTAGAGCCTTTATTACGGGAAAAAGGTTATCGAATTAGTTATCACAATGCTTATGACCCCCGCATCCAATTGATGCCTGAAATTCATTTGAATTTCGATTTAATCATCATGTTAGGTGGGCCACAGTCAGTAGCTGATCCAGACAAACAGGAATTTTTTAAACCTTATTATGAAATCGTAGAAAATGTAGTTGCTCTTCCAAACAAAAAATTGATTGGAATTTGTTTGGGTTCCCAAATTATCGCACATGCGTTAGGTGCTAATGTTCGACAAGGTACAAAAGGTCCTGAAACTGGATTTTCAGACCTTCAAATTTTAAAACCAGAACATCCAATATTTTCTGGATTAAATGGTGAATCCTTGTTGGCCTTCCATTTACATGAAGATATCTTTGACATTCCTGTTGGTGCCGATCACTTACTCGCAAGTGAGTTTTATGCAAACCAAATGTTCTCATACAAAAACAAAGTATTCGCATTTCAAACTCATATAGAACCCACCTTGGGAATGTTAAATGTTTGGCAAAATGTTCACAAAGAGTTTATCGCAAAAGGAAATGGCGATTTTACTGATATGTTATCCAAACAACAAACCATGGAAAAAAACGCAAAAATCATTTTTCGCAATATTATAAATTTATAA
- a CDS encoding TlpA family protein disulfide reductase yields the protein MKASLILFVSLCLITCAPAKSSYFGESSFVGVTTSGEEISFSTLAKDQIALNVYSPDCVPCWKEIPALNLLHSEIQNKFPEKVIYMVVDPYQIVPDVTDELPFGQVYQLAKERMNVEIKNRNIQVPIVFMKKPFRVKEGGLVTGTPETLLFETKPLRLYYNFLGSISELNTKEGILKDPKFNFFRYQFGMESI from the coding sequence ATGAAAGCCTCCCTCATTTTATTTGTTAGTTTATGTCTCATTACTTGCGCCCCCGCGAAATCCTCCTATTTTGGAGAGAGTTCGTTTGTTGGTGTTACGACCTCTGGGGAAGAAATTTCCTTTTCTACGCTTGCAAAAGACCAAATCGCCTTAAATGTTTATTCGCCAGATTGTGTTCCATGTTGGAAAGAAATCCCGGCTCTTAATTTACTCCACTCAGAAATCCAAAACAAGTTTCCTGAGAAAGTTATTTATATGGTGGTGGATCCTTACCAAATTGTGCCTGATGTCACCGACGAACTTCCGTTTGGTCAAGTTTACCAATTAGCAAAAGAAAGAATGAATGTTGAGATCAAAAATCGAAACATCCAAGTGCCGATTGTATTTATGAAAAAACCATTCCGTGTTAAAGAGGGTGGGCTTGTGACAGGAACTCCAGAAACATTGCTATTCGAAACAAAACCACTTCGTTTGTATTACAACTTTTTAGGATCAATCTCGGAATTAAATACTAAAGAAGGTATTCTGAAAGATCCTAAGTTTAATTTCTTTCGTTATCAATTTGGCATGGAATCGATATGA
- a CDS encoding DNA primase has protein sequence MSQSQKEDFDIVSLIELCREKKYETCVAGFSAIDKIEKITLPKKLKNRKLTVQALYALTNDLVQWKYLSSEEKAQLQAEKDKLAGVTSTTGASFAPHAEEDIEEDFIPEEEAKKPEFEDGYEDEFGDDTEDEEEEEEDDFDDDSEDDDDSDEEEED, from the coding sequence ATGAGCCAATCACAGAAAGAAGACTTTGATATCGTATCCTTAATAGAACTTTGCCGGGAAAAAAAATACGAAACATGTGTGGCCGGTTTCAGTGCGATCGATAAAATCGAAAAGATCACTCTTCCTAAAAAATTAAAAAACCGTAAACTCACTGTGCAAGCCCTATATGCACTCACAAACGACTTAGTACAATGGAAATACCTTTCTTCTGAAGAAAAAGCACAACTCCAAGCAGAGAAAGACAAACTTGCAGGTGTCACTTCCACGACGGGAGCTTCATTTGCTCCTCATGCAGAAGAAGACATCGAAGAAGATTTTATCCCTGAAGAAGAAGCTAAAAAACCAGAATTTGAAGATGGTTACGAAGATGAGTTCGGAGATGATACAGAGGATGAAGAAGAGGAAGAAGAAGATGACTTCGACGACGACTCTGAAGATGATGATGATTCTGATGAGGAAGAAGAGGATTAG
- a CDS encoding 6-hydroxymethylpterin diphosphokinase MptE-like protein encodes MAEIYELPSFQTEINELIKKGKNVGLNLFIVTGTKPNWSEFKNHLHLESEDGQLTNSKWTFYETPNYERLFPNLVKECRNYFLSQFSVQNTNETTIEHFRKLWTHQYLKNKNWIESGNQDVSWFQSFSSDNPNVMFLGASPRLELEIESIKTLRKNFTIFACDTSLGFLLSKGVFPDYIVSFDSGRGTLFHFIMDLPKDIPIITWLGGSPYLFELPNPKILVNTGHPLDQILEHLFQITTNQKWPHYQNSSLNLLGMVLSVTASIKDRNFMMAGVSFISEQGKSHCNGTGYERYYLPQLHRKQSLESFTKRLYTGVRKGKNQIVWDELNNQKEMNKIHFVSELTPFDTNIGSNEKVKVKLHSFQGFPPKISDVAKWANQDPSGIIHTKTINTWLRFSPD; translated from the coding sequence TTGGCAGAAATTTATGAATTACCAAGTTTCCAAACAGAAATAAACGAACTCATCAAAAAAGGAAAAAATGTTGGTTTAAACCTTTTTATCGTCACGGGAACCAAACCCAATTGGTCGGAATTCAAAAATCACCTGCATTTGGAATCTGAAGATGGCCAACTAACAAATAGTAAATGGACTTTTTACGAAACACCAAACTACGAACGATTGTTTCCAAATTTGGTCAAGGAATGCCGAAATTATTTTTTATCTCAGTTTAGTGTACAAAATACTAATGAAACCACGATCGAACATTTTCGAAAACTTTGGACCCATCAATATTTAAAAAACAAAAATTGGATAGAGTCAGGAAATCAAGATGTGAGTTGGTTCCAATCCTTTTCCTCAGACAATCCGAATGTGATGTTTCTTGGGGCAAGCCCTCGTTTGGAATTGGAAATCGAATCTATAAAAACACTAAGAAAAAATTTTACAATTTTTGCTTGTGATACCTCACTCGGTTTCCTACTTTCCAAAGGTGTATTTCCCGATTATATTGTATCCTTTGATTCCGGGAGAGGCACTTTATTCCATTTTATAATGGATTTGCCAAAAGATATACCCATCATCACTTGGTTAGGTGGATCACCCTATCTTTTTGAACTTCCAAATCCGAAGATTCTCGTCAATACAGGACATCCTTTAGACCAAATATTAGAACATTTATTCCAAATCACAACAAACCAAAAATGGCCCCATTACCAAAACTCTAGTTTGAATTTATTGGGAATGGTTTTATCTGTCACAGCTTCAATCAAAGATCGAAATTTTATGATGGCTGGTGTCAGTTTTATTTCAGAACAAGGAAAGTCACATTGTAATGGAACAGGGTATGAGAGGTATTATTTGCCCCAATTACATCGTAAACAAAGTTTAGAATCCTTCACCAAACGACTGTATACTGGCGTAAGAAAGGGAAAAAATCAGATTGTTTGGGATGAGTTAAACAACCAAAAAGAGATGAACAAAATCCATTTCGTTTCAGAGTTAACACCATTCGATACAAACATTGGTTCAAATGAAAAAGTAAAAGTTAAATTGCATTCATTTCAGGGATTTCCCCCAAAGATTTCGGATGTCGCAAAGTGGGCAAACCAAGACCCATCCGGTATCATTCATACAAAAACCATCAACACATGGTTGCGGTTTTCACCAGATTAA